From the Telopea speciosissima isolate NSW1024214 ecotype Mountain lineage chromosome 9, Tspe_v1, whole genome shotgun sequence genome, the window AGTTTGCTTAGTAGCTCATTTCTCTCTCTAATCGAAACACTCGGTGTTCATGATAGATGAGCTATGAAAGTAACAGAATGGAGGAGGGTTCATTAATCTTCTTCAACCCAGTCTTGCTAATACTAGCAGGTTCAATGTAGGAAAGTTTTTATCACTCATTATGGTAACTGAAGGTTGtaactccatttttttttttctgatgaaaGGTTAGAACTCCATTTTGATAGTCTAGAATCAGAGTAATAGAATGGAAATAAATGCACTGAACTCTTCCAAGTGTGTTACAGTGTTAACCATTAGATCTTCCTTAATTCAAACCTGATTGCTGGTTCAACTTTGATCTTTCCCCAAAGTACTTTGAAGAGTTCTTTTGCTGATCCCTAACTGAATTCACACTGCTGTGGGTTTCCCATGCCGAGGAACACATCAGATCACTTCTTATGGTGCATGAATGCTGATTTCAATACGCTGAAGGCTATGATGGAATATCTTGAAAACCAGTGAATACAATAGCTATATCCCACTTCAAATTTCAATGTTAAGTTCCCCTTCAGAACCTGGATAATTTCTATAGACGGCAACTGGATGGTTTTTTGACCCTTTtgtttgaaaaaacaaaacacatttGGTCACTTTCAGGATCAGTGACCTGCAAAGCACAAAGAGAAAATGGTTTCAATGGAAACCATAAGCAACATAGTGGGATGCTATAGCAAGTCTTAAGTACCACATAGCTGCAAAGAAGGTTGAGGAGCTTTCCATGGAGACCAACAATAACTCGAGTACCACTTGTATGACTTCTAACATCTTGAAGACTATAAATAGAACTAATGGATGTTGATATTGCAAGGGATTCCACCGTGCCTTCTGGTGGTATATTATTCTCAATGTATAGAATTCAGTACAAGAATCTTGAGGAACAAGCGACTTACAGAGAAGGAAAGAATATAcaaaagaaggaatatacaGGGGAAgcatatatacataagaaatcTTATACAGAACTACTGTATCCTGTCAAATGTCTTCGCAGCCAAAATTTGACAATTTTCTTGGAAGAAAGTCTCCAGATTTTCACAGGATGTTGATATTATAttctaaatatatatttaagttTCTTATGATCAATGTGTGTTCACCTTCCCTTATTCTTTTGGTTAAGTAAAGAAATTACTACTAATATCTTCATGCATGTTGATCACCTATTTGATGCACAGTGAATGAAATCCAGAATCAAGATGCAGTCTATTTACCCTACATAATGCTCCATCTGCAGATTCTAAAGACAATCCATCACAATAATGATAAACATTCAACATGGAAATTAACCTGTAAGCTGGATCACAATTTACAACATTAataccttcaagaactttaaatCCATGGATCTTTCAATCTAGTGGACAGGTAATACCCATTCAACTATATTTGGGATTTTAGACATTCTACACCAATCCCTCCTTACTGTAGTCATTGTTGATGAATTTGGTGAATTTCATCGACTCATCAAAATGAGCAGATTCCAGTGCTCAGTGAATCAAAAGAGATAGGGCAAAGTGTAAATAAAGGTCCTATAACTAGGTTTCAGTATCGACAACTTTCCAGATAATTTTTAGGTTTCTTTCAAAAGCCAGAAACATGGTCTCAATAGAACCATGAATTTTGTAGATATTTCCTGTAGAAAGCTCACAGAAGCTCCTGGGTACATTAGGCTTCGGAATGACATCCAGATAAACAGAGTACATGATCATTGTCCTTCTGTTTTAGATTGTTGTCAATGGAATTTGCAATTAAAAGTACACAACTGTGAGCCTAATAGATGCGGATGCTATAATTGGTACCATAGTATATCTAGAACTGCTGATAGTCTTGCACTATCCAAATCAAACAGATTTAGAAAATTAGCAATTCTGTTCAGTAAATGAGCATGCTTTGAATATTCTTGACCTACAACATATGGTATTAAGTTCAGAATATGAAAGGTACCAGCTAGCATAGCTTGTAAGGGCCAGTGGCCTGTTCTCACCACATTCTAGGTTCATATCTTGCCTTCACCTGGGATTTTGGGTTAAGGGGGTTATGGGATTGGGGGGTTTTCCTTCTTGTGCCACAAAAAATGttgcaacaaaaagaaaaatcttcagTCAAATTATATTCCCTTTTACCAGCATGTGAAAGTAAGCAGCTCTCTCCTTCGTTTTACAGGTCTTGTTGCACCCATCTATTTGTGACTATAGAAACGACAATTCAacaaagcagagagagagagagagagagaggtggttgTTCCTAAGACACTCTGTCGTGCAAGAAAGGGTCCTTCTCTAGCAACTGTAAATGAACTCGAACTCCTGTCCCTGAATAAATAGCAAGAGTGACGGTACTACAGCTACCATTGCAATGCACCTAGACACATTATACTTCAACTTTCATGTGCTAGAACTTTGGCTTGTGACTATCATGTCTATATGTATTAATTACCATCTCTAATGTCTCTAATACACTATTTCactgtaatgccatctactTGTGACTGGTAAGTGACAATGGGAATTGACAAAATTATATGTTGCATGGGAATTTATTAAACTTGAGAAACACAAAATCTTTCATCTGGTTAACTGATGTACTATACAGTGTAGACAAATAAATAGCTTCAAGATTTACATGACTAATTCTGCTCATACAACATAAACATCCTAAtcacttgttttcttttttgatggTTTAACTGACTGTATTAGGCAAAAGCCACAAGAAAACTGTACATCAAGCAAGACGGAGACACGAAATACAAAAGTTTTTCTCAAGCCCCAAAACTGTCCCCTAGGGCCCTGGAATACACTCTCTACAAAAGAATCTCTCACTGCACAGATATGGACCTATATAAGTAAACTCCTTTCATACCCCCTTGTAAGCTAGAGAATCTGCCAAGGAATTTGACCTTCTCGGACACCATGAGAAAGAGATGTTTACTAGGTTATTTCAAAGTCATGAGATCTGTGGATTCTATAGGTATAGAAATTCCTTCATCAGATTCAACTTCCTTTTCCAAATCAGAGTGCTCTTGCATGTTGAAGGTGAATTTCATCTCTTGGCAAACCATTTCGGCAAGGTCATACCTATTAGCACTCTTATAGGCACTTATAATAGCCCTAAACAGGGACTCATTGCTCCTGATCTCCCCAAATTTCAATTGATTGTAAATCCGCCTTACGCCTTCCACCATTCCTGCTTTTCCATAACAATCTGCCAGATTGATAAAAGTAACAATGTCTGGTTCCAGCCCCCCATCTTGCATTTTCATGAAAATATTGAGAGCCTTGTTTACCTCCCCAGAAGAACCATAAATATATATTGCAACATTGTATATGGAAGAATCAAGACCCACTTCAGCCTTAGTGAAGGTCTCACAGGCTTCCAGAGCAAAAGCATGTAGACCCACAATACAGAAGACGGAGGCTATTATGGCTTGCCTGGAGTAAGGATTTCCATCGCTGTATGATAACTGAAGCTGCATCACAGCCTCAACTGGTAGGCCCCCTTTCTTCAACACAGTGAACATTATTTTAAAAGTCCCACTATCAGGCAAAATTTTCTGTGTTACCATCTGATGCAACAGTTCACCACACTCCCTTAGCTGTCCATTCGTGGCATAAGATGCCATCACTGTATTAAATGAAGGACAGTCCCTAAGCAAACCTGATAGTTGCATCTCATGAGCAATATCAATAGCTTCATCAAGCAGGCCGATGCTCTTGTAAAGGTACATCATAGTGGCAAATGACACGCCATCTGCCTGGCCATTCTGTCttaaattatcaaaaattaATTTAGCTTCAGATACCATCCCAAGATCTGCATAGAGATTGATCATGCTATTGGATGCAACAATATCAGGACCACCCTCCAAATCTTTCATCTTCTCATACAGCTTCTGTGCTCCTTCCAAGCATCCCACCTTACTGTAAGCCTTAATCAAAGATGTGAGGACTATATGATTCACAGGAATTCCAGATTCCTCCATCACATGGAAATAGTAAAAGGCCTCATCGACCTTCCGAGCTTCAGCAAAGCCATTTATCAAAGACCCATAAATAACCTCATTCGGTTCAACTCCTGCTTTGTACATTTCTTTATAAACATCCACTGCCTCAGAAACCTTGCCCAAACGTGCATAGCATGCAATAACAGCAGAAAAGGTTGCACACCGTGGTTTAAACCCTACTTCTTGCATTTCAGCCAAGAATTCCCTTGCCTGATCCACTAAATCACCACCCGAGAGCATTTGAATGAGAGAATTATACGTGCACTCATCTGGCCAAGTTCCATTACTTCTCATGTTCCTGAAGAGTGAAAGAGCACTATCATACAGTTTTGCCTTCCCATATGCTTTGATCATGACATTGTATTGTAAAACGTCCTTCTTGTGTCCTGATGAATCCTTATTTCCAGAGAACACGGCCTCGGCTTCCTTCCAAAGACCCCTCCCTGCAAAAGCATCTATTACTGCAGCAAATGTCTTGGATGTAGTCACATCATTGAATTGATACTTTCCAAGAAGTATCATTGCCCTATCGAGAAATCCTTCTTCAACATACATCTTAACAATAGGAGGAAGAGAATGCTCATCAATATGTAAACCAGATTTATCCATTTCTTTAATCACACTCTCAACTTCTTGAACCATATTCCTTTTACACAATACATGAAGAACAG encodes:
- the LOC122640380 gene encoding pentatricopeptide repeat-containing protein At1g73710 translates to MMLHCYNSREIGRDNIQNSVQFHVLSPCKLQNLQSRFITRVSLGSPKEVNASSESNLHCQSTRDRHSKFAPLILPAFGTEQNLHTPVRTWLRRPNPRGTKISVGFKLHCHTRPVVSATKSPKKTRKKADDGPLHSILSALKTKGDISEILNSWIGKLSPKEQTVILREQRDWERVLLVFRWMKSQKDYVPNVIHYNVVLRSLGRAQRWDELRLCWIEMAKEGVLPTNNTYGMLVDVYGKAGLGKEALLWLRHMRLRGLFPDEVTMNTVVRVLKEAGEFDLGEKFFKDWCAGQVDLDHLDLNSNSDLMSESDPISLKHFLSTELFKAGGRIPTSKMLSSAAVIESSVQKPRLAATYNTLIDLYGKAGRLKDAADAFAEMLKAGVEPDIYTFNTMIFICGAHEHLAEAEALLSKMEERGISPDTKTYNIFLSLYANVGDIDAALNCYRKIREVGLFPDTVTHRAVLHVLCKRNMVQEVESVIKEMDKSGLHIDEHSLPPIVKMYVEEGFLDRAMILLGKYQFNDVTTSKTFAAVIDAFAGRGLWKEAEAVFSGNKDSSGHKKDVLQYNVMIKAYGKAKLYDSALSLFRNMRSNGTWPDECTYNSLIQMLSGGDLVDQAREFLAEMQEVGFKPRCATFSAVIACYARLGKVSEAVDVYKEMYKAGVEPNEVIYGSLINGFAEARKVDEAFYYFHVMEESGIPVNHIVLTSLIKAYSKVGCLEGAQKLYEKMKDLEGGPDIVASNSMINLYADLGMVSEAKLIFDNLRQNGQADGVSFATMMYLYKSIGLLDEAIDIAHEMQLSGLLRDCPSFNTVMASYATNGQLRECGELLHQMVTQKILPDSGTFKIMFTVLKKGGLPVEAVMQLQLSYSDGNPYSRQAIIASVFCIVGLHAFALEACETFTKAEVGLDSSIYNVAIYIYGSSGEVNKALNIFMKMQDGGLEPDIVTFINLADCYGKAGMVEGVRRIYNQLKFGEIRSNESLFRAIISAYKSANRYDLAEMVCQEMKFTFNMQEHSDLEKEVESDEGISIPIESTDLMTLK